A single region of the Corallincola holothuriorum genome encodes:
- a CDS encoding DMT family transporter — MNHRLPSFALILAMLLWGSSFIALKYAINEMHPVWVIFGRMLLATFCFALVFKVVMKFRYQAGDWKRLAIMSLCEPCLYFVLEGEAMRHTSAGQAGMITALLPLLVAVMAWFSVGERVNRNMIIGFATAIAGVLWLTLAGTADAHAPNALWGNFLEFLAMICAAIYSINLKHLSSRYPALTLTAFQAFCGAIFFAPMLFWVPIPESVSGQALLAIVYLGVVVTLGAYLLYNYAISKVKVTAAAGYVNLIPVFSLLFAYLLLGERLNGQQMVAAGVIILGVVISQWRIKESADAVGKIIEDENNTAIVAVKG; from the coding sequence ATGAATCACAGATTACCCTCGTTCGCGTTGATCCTGGCGATGCTGCTTTGGGGGAGCTCGTTTATTGCGTTGAAGTATGCCATTAATGAGATGCATCCTGTATGGGTGATCTTTGGCCGAATGCTGTTAGCAACGTTCTGTTTTGCTTTGGTATTTAAAGTTGTGATGAAGTTTCGTTATCAAGCCGGTGATTGGAAACGCCTCGCCATCATGTCGCTGTGTGAACCTTGCCTCTACTTTGTACTGGAGGGAGAAGCGATGCGCCATACCTCTGCCGGGCAAGCTGGCATGATCACCGCCTTATTACCGCTATTGGTGGCAGTGATGGCTTGGTTTAGTGTCGGTGAACGGGTTAATCGAAATATGATCATCGGCTTTGCTACTGCTATTGCCGGCGTGCTCTGGTTGACTCTGGCGGGAACAGCGGATGCCCATGCGCCCAATGCATTATGGGGCAACTTTCTTGAATTTCTGGCAATGATATGTGCTGCTATCTATAGCATTAACTTGAAGCACCTTAGCAGTCGCTATCCAGCGTTGACGTTAACGGCTTTTCAAGCCTTCTGTGGGGCGATATTTTTTGCGCCAATGCTATTTTGGGTGCCAATACCAGAGAGTGTAAGCGGTCAAGCGTTGTTGGCTATCGTATATTTAGGCGTGGTGGTGACTTTAGGTGCGTATTTGCTATACAACTACGCGATATCTAAAGTTAAAGTGACCGCCGCAGCAGGCTATGTCAACTTGATCCCCGTGTTTAGCTTGCTGTTTGCTTATTTGCTTTTAGGCGAACGTTTAAATGGCCAACAAATGGTCGCGGCAGGCGTTATTATTTTGGGTGTGGTGATCAGTCAATGGCGCATTAAGGAGAGCGCTGATGCCGTTGGAAAAATCATTGAAGATGAAAACAATACTGCGATTGTTGCTGTAAAAGGCTAA
- a CDS encoding Gfo/Idh/MocA family oxidoreductase, translating into MKVGIIGTSWGRVHVGTFREAGHEIAAIMGVSPEGTARVASEEGIPVAATDVNQLDHCDIIVVASPTATHLGYLKHFSDRPVLCEKPLSGARIEPGALAGLGRFPTFVNYPFSFLQTASVINEQLAGNGLGPLSRAILSVGSRFPMEKTPVGWFLDIVAHPLSYLIHSLGPFTLLHHHIGEGISNVSVLLENEGLMLDAQQYRLPETGIQIHLTLVGEQKRLELSGGFRPGDNWRFNPVLVDGQAVNDGEWNERDIWYSANCRVVEQFVDVISGRLKHVDALANGLFDLPKAAQLERSLDGLLAQE; encoded by the coding sequence ATGAAAGTAGGCATCATAGGTACGTCTTGGGGTCGAGTGCATGTTGGCACCTTTAGAGAGGCTGGACATGAGATCGCTGCCATTATGGGCGTCAGCCCTGAAGGCACGGCACGTGTGGCCAGCGAAGAGGGGATCCCGGTTGCTGCCACTGATGTTAACCAGTTAGATCATTGTGACATTATCGTTGTTGCATCTCCTACCGCGACGCATTTGGGGTATCTCAAACACTTCTCTGACCGCCCCGTGTTGTGTGAAAAGCCGCTATCTGGTGCGCGGATTGAGCCTGGAGCGTTGGCTGGGCTAGGACGCTTTCCCACTTTTGTAAATTATCCTTTTAGTTTTCTACAGACGGCATCTGTGATCAATGAACAGCTCGCTGGTAACGGGCTTGGCCCGTTGTCTCGCGCCATATTATCGGTTGGCAGTCGCTTTCCTATGGAGAAAACCCCGGTGGGTTGGTTCCTCGATATCGTTGCTCATCCGCTCTCCTATTTGATCCATAGCCTTGGTCCATTCACGCTGCTTCACCATCATATTGGTGAGGGGATAAGCAATGTCAGCGTATTGTTGGAAAATGAAGGGTTGATGTTAGATGCCCAGCAATACCGATTGCCAGAGACTGGGATCCAGATACATCTCACTTTGGTGGGTGAGCAGAAGCGTTTAGAGTTAAGTGGTGGCTTTCGTCCGGGGGATAACTGGCGATTTAATCCGGTACTCGTCGATGGTCAAGCGGTAAATGATGGCGAATGGAATGAGAGAGATATCTGGTATAGCGCAAATTGTCGAGTGGTTGAGCAGTTTGTCGATGTGATCAGTGGTCGTTTGAAGCACGTTGACGCGTTAGCGAATGGCTTGTTTGATCTGCCGAAAGCGGCGCAATTGGAGCGTTCATTAGACGGATTACTGGCGCAAGAGTAG